The sequence below is a genomic window from Paenibacillus silvisoli.
GATCCTACCTATGCGCATTCTTAGTCAATATCCGAAAGAAATTAAAGTGTTTCTGGCTGCGAGCCTGATAAACGCGATCGGAAGCGCGCTGATGTGGCCGCTCGTGACGATGTTCGTCTTCGACGAGCTCGGCCGGAGCATGTCCGATGCCGGGCTCGTCATTCTCGTGCAGTCTCTCGGCGGCATCGCCGGCCAGCTGCTTGGCGGAGCGCTTTATCACCGCGTCGGCGTGAAGCGGCTGATTATCGGCGCGCTCGGCCTCAATGCCGCCGGACTGCTGCTGCTGCCTGTCATCAGTCATTCATGGCCGATCTTCATCGCGATGATGGGGCTGATCGGGCTGTTCAACGCGCTGTCGATGCCGGCGATTCAAGCGTTCATCGGCTTCCGCTTCGCTGACCGTCGCGGCGAGCTGTTCAACATCGTCTACGTCGCCAACAATATCGGCGTCGCCATCGGCACGGCGCTCAGCGGCTTTCTGGCCGACATTTCGTACTCGCTCAGCTTCTCGATGAACGGCGTCACGTCGGCGGTGTTCGCCGTTTTCTTCTTGTTCTACTTGCGGGCCGTGGGAACCGGCGGCGATGGTGCGGCAGGGGCAGCGGTGAAGCTGAAAAAGCTAGCGCCGCAAAACGAGAGCGCCTGGGCGCTGCTGCTCGATGTGCGCGTCTACTTGTTCATGTCGCTTGGCGCGATGCTGCTCAACTTGGGGAACAGCATCTGGAATACCGGCGTCTCGCCGTTCATTATTAGCGAAGGGCTGCCGAAGCAAATGTTCGGCTACCTCTGGACGCTGAACGGCATCCTCATCTTCGTCGCGCAGCCGCTCATTACGCTCATCAAGCGGTTGAGCGCGCGGACGATTACTGCCCAGCTGACGGCCAGCGCGTTGTTTTACTTGGCCGGCTATGCCGTCATTCTGGCGATGCACAGCTTCCCGGGCATGGTGCTCGGCATGATTCTCACGACGTTCGGCGAAATGCTGATCGCGCCTGCCATACCGGCCTTCCTGAGCGAGAACGGCGGCAAGCAAGCGCCGTTCTATCTCGGACTTGCCGGCGGCATCGGTTCCGCGGGCCGCGTCCTCGGTCCATATTTAATGGGCCATCTGTACGACATCGGCCAATTGACGCCGGTCGCATGGCTCGCGGTCATCACCGCAGCGGTATCGGCGATGTGCTTCTTTATCCACTCGGTAATCCACCATCGGTGGTCCCGGTCGCAAGCAGCCGGGAAAGAAGACGGACGCCGTCGCGACGTCCGCGCTATAGGCGGTTGATGGTGTAGTTATGATAGTACGACGGCACATTGCGTGAATCCGCGAGAGCGGTTATTCCGCTCTCGTGTGGGAAATTCATGCGTTCGGGAGCTCGATAGCGGATATCCCGCTTTCGATTGTAATCGCCGACCGAAAACACTCGAATACGGCACTTATTCATCGGCGAGAGCGGTTATTCCGCTCTCGCCTTTTATTTTCGCGCGTTCGGGGGCTAGATAGCGGTTATTCCGCTCTCACCTCTAACTGAGCATCGGAAAAACCTACTCTCAGCGGCGAAATGGCACCTATTCGAAACTGAGCGTAGGAAATCCGACAATCGAAGCATAAGAGCACGAATTCGTGCTCTCACCGCTTAATTACAGCGAAAAAGATAACCGAGTGCACGTTCTCGTGCTCTCGCGCAGCCAATACCCACTCATCGGCCTACTTTCCCAGCCTGAGAGCACGAAACCATGCTCTCAACCGTCAGAACCGCCAACACGCTAAGCGAGTGCACGAATTCGTGCACTCGCTTAGCAGATACAGGCGCTCCAGCCCCGCCCATCCCCCAACAAAAAAAGACGGAGCAGCAAACCGCTCCGTCTTCCCATCTTAAAGCTCAATATCCTTTGCAACCTTGCGGCGTTTGCCCGTCAATTCATAGATGACCGGCACAACGATAAGGGTCAGAATCGTCGACGTCGTCAAGCCGCCGATAACCGTAATCGCCAATCCGCCGGAGATCAGGCTCGTGGACGATTCGGACAACGCGAGCGGCACAAGCGCCAAAATCGTTGCGCACGCCGTCATCAGAATCGGTCTTAGCCTTGTCTTGGACGCTTCAACCAGCGATTCGCGAAGCGGAATGCCCGATTTGCGGTTCGTTTCTACGCGGTCGAGCAAGACGACTGCGTTCGTAACGACGATACCGACCAGCATCAGCATCCCGATCATCGAGCTCATCGTCAGCGATTGGCCGGTGATCAGGAGCGCGCCCAAGGAACCTACAGGCACGAAGAGCAGCGACGAGAGAATGATGAGCGGCGTCAGCAAACCGCCGAAGGTCATGCTCATGACCAAGAACACGAGACCGACCGCGGCACCCATCGCGATACCCATGCTTTGGAAGCCGGTGTTGATCATTTCCTGACCGCCGCCGATTTTGACTTCAACGTTGCTTGGCAGCAACAGGCCGTCGATGTCGTCGGTAATCGCCTTCGTTACTACAGCTGTTTTGCTTGCATCCTTCACGTTACCGGTAATCTTGGCCGACATTTTGCCGTCTTCATGGTTGATCGCGACCGGAGCGCTGGACTCCGTCAGCTCCACAAGCTCCTTCAGCTGCTTCACGCCTGCCATCGTCGGAATGGCAATGGCTTCAAGCTCAGCCTTCGATTTGATTTGCTGCGCATACGACATCGAAATGTCCCAGCTCTTATTATCCAGCAGATACGTGCCTACATCGGCGGGACGCAGCTGTTCATTGATCGCCGCCATGATTTGGAACGAGGAGACGTTCAAATCCTTCGCCGTATCGTTCAGCGAAATGACCCATTTGGGCGTAATTTCTTTCAGGTTGTTCGAAATGTCCTTCATATCCGCATTCGAAGTCATCAGCTTCTCAATTTGCTGCGAAGCTTGCGACAACGCGGTCATATCTTCGGAATACAGGCTGACTTCAACGCTGTTGCCTGTCGGCGGGCCGTTTTGCTCGCCTTCACGCACGTTCACTTCTACGTCCGGCACATCCTTCAGCAGCGCTTTTACATCCTTGCCGATGTCCTCGGACATCGTGCCCATTTCCGTGCCTTCTTTAAATAAAACGGTGAAGGTCGCTTTGTTCGCGTTGGAGCCGACTTGGACGAACGGATTATCCGCGCCGCCGATCGACGCCTGATAATTGTCGACGCCCTTCAGATCCTTCAAATATCCTTCCACTTTCTTCGCCGCTTCGTTCGTGTCTTCAATCGCCGTTTGCGGCGGCAGCGTCATCTCAACGGCAAGCGAAGGAACCGAACCCGCAGGCAGGAACGCAACGCCCAGAAGCGGAATAGTACCGAACGAGCCGATCAAAATCACGACGGACAGAATCAGCACCAACGCTTTGCGGTTCAGCGCGCCGCGAATCAATTTCTCATAAGCGTTTATGAAGCGGCCGCCTTCTTTATGCGGCTTAATATGGTTGAAGAACTTCGCGCCTAGTACTGGAATCAGCATCATGGCTACCAGCAGGGAGGCAATGATCGAGATAACGACAGAAATCGCGAACGGACGGAAAAACTCGCCGATAATGCCGGTTACGAATGCAAGCGGCAGGAACACGACAACCGTTGCGATCGTCGAGGAGCCGACAGCGCCGATAACTTCCTTCGTCGCTTTGTAAGCAAGCTTCTTGCCGTTCATGTCGCGGCCCTTCTCTTGGCGCCATCTGTAAATATTTTCGATAACGACGATACTGTCGTCGACGATACGGCCGATCGATACCGCGATACCACCGAGCGTCATTATGTTAAGCGTGTAGCCCATTTCGTTCATGATCGCAATCGTCGCGAAAATCGAGATCGGCAGCGAGATGATCGAAATCAGCGTGGCCCGTATATTGCGTAAAAACAGGAATATAATGATGACACAAAAGAGCGCACCATATAGCCCTTCATGAATCAGCGAGGAGACCGATTTCTTGATTTCCGCGCCTTGGTCCTGAATCAGGTGAATGTCGAGACCCGCTTTTTCCTTGTAGGAGTCCAGCACTTCCTTCACCTTATCGGATACTTCCGCCGTATTCGCGTCCTGCGTCTTCACAACCTGTACGACGAAGCTCGCTTGGCCGTCGAAACGGGTTATTTCGTTTTGCGTCGATAGGGTCGTCACTTTCGCGATATCCGAAAGCTTGACCTTCGGAGCGGCCGCTTGACCGCCGGCAGCTTGTCCGCCAGCGCCTGCACCCGCGCCCATGCCAGCCCCGGCACCCGCACCGCCGAGCTCCAACTCTTCAATCTGCTTCAACGACGTCAATTTGCCGACCAGCCGGATCGGAATCGACGTTGTGTCCTGCGTGACCGATCCTAGCGGAAGCGCATAGTCCAGCTGCTGAATCGCCGTTTGGATCGCGCTTAACGAAATGCCGCGCTGCGCGGCTTTATCTTTATCCACTTCGATCCGAAGCTCTTGGGATACGACGCCCTTCAGGCTGACCGTGCTTACGCCGGCTACCTTCTTCAGCTTCGGTACCACCTGCTCCTCGAGCGCCTTCTGCAGCGCCGCAGGATCGTCCTTCGACGAGAAAATCGCCGCCTCGTAAATCGGCGCCTGGTTGATCGAAAGACGCTGAAGCGTGACCTTCGCTTTCTCAGGCGTGTCCAGCTTGGCAATCGCCGCCTCGATATCCTTCACTTTATCGTCCATGTTCGTGCCGAACGGATATTGAAGAATGACGTTCGCCATATTTTCCGTCGTCGTGCTTGTCAGAGCATCATAGCCTTTAAGTCCTTGCAGGCTATCCTCGATCGGCACGGTTACTTCGGTTTCGATTTCCTCCGTAGAAGCGCCCGGGTAGACGGCTTGTACGAAAACAGCCGGGAATTCAACGTCCGGGAACGTCTGCTGCTTGATCTGCGTTGCGGAATAGAAACCGCCCCCCAGCACCAATAGGCAGAGAATGACGACCGCCACGCTGTTTTTCAGACTAATGCGACTTAACCAACTCATGATGAGATCTCTCCTCTTCTCTTTCTAGGGGCTACTATACAGGAGAAATTTGAACTCAATATGTACTGGACGTTACAAAATTAAGAACGCCGCTCATCCGGCTGCAGCGGAAGCGTCACCGTGAACGCCGTTTCCTTAGCTGGCACGCTCGCGACGCTGATTTCGCCATGGTGAAGCTCGACGATCCGTTTCACGATCGAAAGGCCCAGCCCGTTCCCTTTTACCGCGTAATCCCGCGACTTATCGACTTTATAAAACGGGGTGAAAATATGCTGATGCTCCTCCGGCGGAATGCCTTTGCCGTAATCCCGAACCGTCACGACGGCCGTTCCATCCCGCTCGGCAAGCGTAATCCCAATGGTCCCGTTGTCCTTTGAAAACTTCACACTATTGCTAATCAAATTATGCCACACCTGATCCAAACTATCCTCGTCGGCGTAAATGGTCATATCCGGCATGTCCAAGTCAAATTCGATCCCCTTCGCGCTCCACTGCGGCTCGCTCGCGATAATGATTCTGCGGATTTGCTCATCAAGCCTGTAGGATGCGGGATGCGCCGGCTGCCGGTCCTGCTGAAGCACCGACAAGCGCAGCAGATTGGAGCACAGCCTCGCCAGCCGCTGGCTTTCCTCTTCGATAATGGTCAAATAATGACGCCGCCCCGCTTCATCCATCGGCTTCGTTCGGAGCGCCTTCGTAAATCCGGTAATGGACGTCAGCGGCGACTGGAACTCATGCGCGACATTGTTCACGAAATCGGAGCGCATCTGATCCAGCATCCGCAGCGATCCGGCCATCTCGTTGAAGCTGGCCGTCAGCACGCCAAGCTCATCCTTCCGTTTCGTCTGCAGCACGATGCCGAAATCGCCTTGCGCCATCCGTTTCGTCGCGCGCGTCAGCCGTTGAAGCGGCTTAACGATAAAACGAGAAGCGAGCAAAATCAGCAGACTCCCCATTGCGAGCACGCTGAGCAGGACGGTAAGCATGACACGTCGGAAAATATCGAACAGCTCGTTGAGCTCCGGCGAAATAAACAACGCATACGGCTGCTCTCGGAATTCAAACGGCAGGCCGATCAACATTAACTCGGAGCCATGCGTTTCCCGTGGATGCAGGTCGACGACCCCTCGGTAGATGCCGCCGCTAATGACATGCTCATATTGCTCGGACGTAATCGGAAGCTGCGCATTCGGATCTACTCCTCGGCTGTATTTTACGACGGCGCCGCGTTCATCGACGATTTTGACTTGGAAGACGGGCGTCAGCATGATGTTGCCCGTGGCTTCGCGAAGCGTAGAGGCGGTTTTCGCTTCGGGCGCATTCTGAATCATCATAATGATGCGCTTGCCGCTTTCGATGAGCTGCTCCTCCCCCATCGACTTGATGCTGTTGCTGTACAGCTTGGTGGCCAGAAAGAAAGCAAGGATGAGGCTGACGATCACGACGCCGACGAAAACAAGCACCGTACGGACGTACAGCGACTTAATCATTCGGCACCTCGAGCCTGTACCCTAAACCGCGCAGAGTCACAATTCGAAACGAAGTTTCATATTCTGCAAAACGCTCCCTTAGCCGCTTAATATGTACATCCACCGTCCGCTCATCTCCCTCGTACTCAAAGCCCCAGATCTGCTCAATGAGCACGGCCCTCGTAAATAATTGACCGGGATGACTCGCCAATTTATACAGCAGCTCAAATTCCTTCAACGGTATGGTGACAGCCGTTTCCGTGTTTTTATAGATGACCTGGTATCCGATCCGGTCGAGCACGATGCCGCCGATCGTTATTTTCTGGGATGCGGTAATCCGGTATCGTTTGAGCAGCGCTTTGACCCGGACCACCAGCTCCATCGGATCGAACGGCTTCGTTAAGTAGTCGTCGGTGCCGAGCTGGAAGCCTTTGATTTTATCTTCGGATTCGCCTTTGGCCGTGATCATCAGAATCGGCATATCGTCCGCCGACCGAAGCCTCCTGCACAGCTCGTAGCCATCCATGCGCGGCATCATGAGGTCCAAAATCACCATGTCGACCTTATTCGACTGGACATGGCGCCATGCGTCTTCGCCGTTCTCGAATTCCACAAGATCGAAGCCTTCGTCGCTCAAATACAGCCGAACCAGCTCCCGAATATGAACATCGTCGTCTACCAGTGCAATTTTTACCATTTTCGTCAAATCGCCTCGCCTTTTGTCTGCTTTTGGTGCTTGCATCTATTTTCACAATAACTTATTATTACAAGATTGCTA
It includes:
- a CDS encoding MFS transporter; this translates as MRILSQYPKEIKVFLAASLINAIGSALMWPLVTMFVFDELGRSMSDAGLVILVQSLGGIAGQLLGGALYHRVGVKRLIIGALGLNAAGLLLLPVISHSWPIFIAMMGLIGLFNALSMPAIQAFIGFRFADRRGELFNIVYVANNIGVAIGTALSGFLADISYSLSFSMNGVTSAVFAVFFLFYLRAVGTGGDGAAGAAVKLKKLAPQNESAWALLLDVRVYLFMSLGAMLLNLGNSIWNTGVSPFIISEGLPKQMFGYLWTLNGILIFVAQPLITLIKRLSARTITAQLTASALFYLAGYAVILAMHSFPGMVLGMILTTFGEMLIAPAIPAFLSENGGKQAPFYLGLAGGIGSAGRVLGPYLMGHLYDIGQLTPVAWLAVITAAVSAMCFFIHSVIHHRWSRSQAAGKEDGRRRDVRAIGG
- a CDS encoding efflux RND transporter permease subunit, coding for MSWLSRISLKNSVAVVILCLLVLGGGFYSATQIKQQTFPDVEFPAVFVQAVYPGASTEEIETEVTVPIEDSLQGLKGYDALTSTTTENMANVILQYPFGTNMDDKVKDIEAAIAKLDTPEKAKVTLQRLSINQAPIYEAAIFSSKDDPAALQKALEEQVVPKLKKVAGVSTVSLKGVVSQELRIEVDKDKAAQRGISLSAIQTAIQQLDYALPLGSVTQDTTSIPIRLVGKLTSLKQIEELELGGAGAGAGMGAGAGAGGQAAGGQAAAPKVKLSDIAKVTTLSTQNEITRFDGQASFVVQVVKTQDANTAEVSDKVKEVLDSYKEKAGLDIHLIQDQGAEIKKSVSSLIHEGLYGALFCVIIIFLFLRNIRATLISIISLPISIFATIAIMNEMGYTLNIMTLGGIAVSIGRIVDDSIVVIENIYRWRQEKGRDMNGKKLAYKATKEVIGAVGSSTIATVVVFLPLAFVTGIIGEFFRPFAISVVISIIASLLVAMMLIPVLGAKFFNHIKPHKEGGRFINAYEKLIRGALNRKALVLILSVVILIGSFGTIPLLGVAFLPAGSVPSLAVEMTLPPQTAIEDTNEAAKKVEGYLKDLKGVDNYQASIGGADNPFVQVGSNANKATFTVLFKEGTEMGTMSEDIGKDVKALLKDVPDVEVNVREGEQNGPPTGNSVEVSLYSEDMTALSQASQQIEKLMTSNADMKDISNNLKEITPKWVISLNDTAKDLNVSSFQIMAAINEQLRPADVGTYLLDNKSWDISMSYAQQIKSKAELEAIAIPTMAGVKQLKELVELTESSAPVAINHEDGKMSAKITGNVKDASKTAVVTKAITDDIDGLLLPSNVEVKIGGGQEMINTGFQSMGIAMGAAVGLVFLVMSMTFGGLLTPLIILSSLLFVPVGSLGALLITGQSLTMSSMIGMLMLVGIVVTNAVVLLDRVETNRKSGIPLRESLVEASKTRLRPILMTACATILALVPLALSESSTSLISGGLAITVIGGLTTSTILTLIVVPVIYELTGKRRKVAKDIEL
- a CDS encoding sensor histidine kinase — encoded protein: MIKSLYVRTVLVFVGVVIVSLILAFFLATKLYSNSIKSMGEEQLIESGKRIIMMIQNAPEAKTASTLREATGNIMLTPVFQVKIVDERGAVVKYSRGVDPNAQLPITSEQYEHVISGGIYRGVVDLHPRETHGSELMLIGLPFEFREQPYALFISPELNELFDIFRRVMLTVLLSVLAMGSLLILLASRFIVKPLQRLTRATKRMAQGDFGIVLQTKRKDELGVLTASFNEMAGSLRMLDQMRSDFVNNVAHEFQSPLTSITGFTKALRTKPMDEAGRRHYLTIIEEESQRLARLCSNLLRLSVLQQDRQPAHPASYRLDEQIRRIIIASEPQWSAKGIEFDLDMPDMTIYADEDSLDQVWHNLISNSVKFSKDNGTIGITLAERDGTAVVTVRDYGKGIPPEEHQHIFTPFYKVDKSRDYAVKGNGLGLSIVKRIVELHHGEISVASVPAKETAFTVTLPLQPDERRS
- a CDS encoding response regulator transcription factor, with translation MVKIALVDDDVHIRELVRLYLSDEGFDLVEFENGEDAWRHVQSNKVDMVILDLMMPRMDGYELCRRLRSADDMPILMITAKGESEDKIKGFQLGTDDYLTKPFDPMELVVRVKALLKRYRITASQKITIGGIVLDRIGYQVIYKNTETAVTIPLKEFELLYKLASHPGQLFTRAVLIEQIWGFEYEGDERTVDVHIKRLRERFAEYETSFRIVTLRGLGYRLEVPND